A stretch of the Neorhodopirellula lusitana genome encodes the following:
- a CDS encoding TrmH family RNA methyltransferase, with the protein MEIIRSSRNAAIRRLLTLRNNRRRRAEGAVLVDGARETLRAIESGLTLRAFYEPVNASGDTLIDVDGIEAARQHASEIGVHRGVSTELFAKICYGDAQQRCVAEFTATDDSVTNMGPPPPGVILVLDRVEKPGNIGAVFRTADAAGVAAVLLCDCPSDRFNSNAIRSSLGAVFTVPSGSGTQAEVNEYLSRYVDDVYSMRVEGASSFYDADLRADRVAVILGSEADGLGDRWLHFGQTTAASQSDSSSLENDSRLIQAVKLPMAGRVDSLNVSVSAAIVAFEAVRQRH; encoded by the coding sequence TTGGAAATCATTCGTAGTTCGCGAAACGCCGCCATTCGTCGCCTTTTGACATTGCGAAACAATCGGCGACGACGGGCCGAGGGGGCTGTCCTGGTCGACGGGGCTCGCGAAACCCTGCGAGCAATCGAGTCCGGCCTGACCTTGCGAGCTTTCTATGAACCGGTCAACGCGTCCGGCGACACCTTGATCGATGTCGACGGAATCGAAGCGGCCCGTCAACACGCCAGCGAAATCGGCGTGCACCGCGGTGTCTCAACCGAATTGTTCGCCAAGATTTGCTACGGCGACGCACAACAACGATGCGTGGCCGAGTTCACGGCCACCGATGACTCGGTCACCAACATGGGGCCTCCACCACCCGGCGTGATCCTGGTACTCGATCGAGTCGAGAAACCGGGAAATATCGGAGCGGTTTTTCGTACCGCGGACGCCGCGGGCGTGGCGGCTGTCCTGTTGTGCGATTGCCCCAGCGACCGGTTCAACTCCAACGCCATCCGCAGCTCGCTCGGTGCGGTCTTCACCGTCCCATCGGGATCCGGCACCCAGGCCGAAGTGAACGAGTACCTATCGAGGTACGTTGACGACGTCTATTCGATGCGAGTCGAGGGCGCCAGCTCGTTCTACGATGCCGACCTGCGAGCGGATCGGGTCGCCGTGATCCTGGGCAGCGAAGCGGATGGGCTCGGTGATCGCTGGCTGCACTTCGGCCAAACGACGGCAGCTTCCCAGTCCGATTCGTCTTCCCTCGAAAACGATTCTCGTTTGATCCAGGCCGTCAAACTGCCCATGGCGGGCCGCGTTGATAGCCTCAACGTGTCCGTTTCCGCTGCCATCGTTGCCTTCGAAGCGGTTCGGCAGCGTCACTGA